One segment of Thermococcus sp. AM4 DNA contains the following:
- a CDS encoding TIGR00269 family protein, whose protein sequence is MPAVCSKCGRPAVYHARYTGRYYCHKHFNEMVEKKFKETVKKYRLIEKGERIAVGVSGGKDSVVLMHLLAKLREKFPFELVAITIDEGIAGYRPPSVEIAKRNAKKLGIEHRIYSFKEYIGFTLDETVEIMGSFEKGERVGACSYCGVWRRWLLNYAAKDVGADKLAVGHNLDDEVQMFIMNILRGDIARLGRTGPYYEEIHPELVPRIKPLREIPEKEIVLYAVLNNIEVDLSECPYAVEAFRAEIRDWLNEMEERHPGTKYQILRSYDKLFPLIAKTYTKRTSELNRCKICGQPTTGEICKACQFRLQVERKARERGLTFRVE, encoded by the coding sequence ATGCCAGCGGTCTGCTCCAAGTGCGGTCGTCCAGCGGTCTACCACGCGCGCTACACCGGTCGCTACTACTGCCACAAGCACTTCAACGAGATGGTCGAGAAGAAGTTCAAGGAGACCGTCAAAAAATACCGCCTCATCGAGAAGGGCGAGAGGATAGCGGTCGGGGTCAGCGGGGGAAAGGACAGCGTAGTTCTGATGCATCTCCTGGCTAAACTCCGAGAGAAGTTTCCGTTTGAACTCGTCGCGATAACCATAGACGAGGGAATAGCCGGTTACAGGCCTCCAAGCGTTGAGATAGCGAAGAGGAACGCGAAGAAGCTCGGAATAGAGCACCGGATATATTCCTTCAAGGAATACATCGGCTTCACCCTCGACGAGACGGTTGAGATAATGGGGAGCTTCGAGAAGGGAGAGCGTGTTGGGGCGTGCTCCTACTGCGGCGTCTGGAGGCGCTGGCTCCTCAACTACGCGGCCAAGGACGTCGGGGCGGACAAGCTGGCCGTCGGCCACAATTTGGATGACGAGGTGCAGATGTTCATAATGAACATCCTCCGGGGCGATATAGCGAGACTGGGAAGAACTGGCCCCTACTACGAGGAAATCCACCCCGAGCTCGTTCCGAGGATAAAGCCCCTCCGAGAGATTCCCGAGAAGGAGATTGTCCTCTACGCGGTTCTGAACAACATTGAAGTTGACCTGAGCGAGTGCCCCTACGCGGTCGAGGCCTTCCGTGCCGAAATCCGCGACTGGCTCAACGAGATGGAGGAGAGGCACCCCGGCACCAAATATCAGATACTCAGGAGCTACGACAAGCTCTTCCCGCTTATAGCGAAGACCTACACCAAGAGAACGAGCGAGCTGAACCGCTGTAAGATATGCGGTCAACCCACAACTGGAGAGATATGCAAGGCCTGCCAGTTCCGCCTCCAGGTCGAGAGGAAGGCGAGGGAAAGGGGGCTGACGTTCAGGGTTGAGTAA
- a CDS encoding TIGR04140 family protein, with product MIIETAVPFEELEEIRRKSGAKVSLTLLETTERNGIVLNLVLLEGPPSEIERFMEKLRLARAGG from the coding sequence GTGATTATCGAGACGGCCGTTCCCTTTGAGGAGCTCGAGGAGATAAGGCGAAAGAGCGGGGCGAAAGTTAGCTTAACCCTCCTCGAAACCACCGAGAGGAACGGGATAGTCCTCAACCTGGTTCTCCTGGAAGGCCCTCCCTCGGAAATCGAGCGCTTCATGGAAAAGCTCCGCCTGGCGAGGGCCGGCGGTTAG
- a CDS encoding transcriptional regulator translates to MLEKLAGLSKSPLGNPTRLAIALYLLSRERATFASLREALKLTAGNLEFHLKALEEAGIVRTYYGFGKRPRKFVEITEEGVEELREVIKILRKVTGDD, encoded by the coding sequence ATGCTCGAAAAGCTCGCGGGGCTCTCGAAGTCACCGCTAGGCAATCCGACGAGGTTGGCCATAGCGCTCTACCTGCTGTCCAGGGAGAGGGCAACCTTCGCGAGCCTGAGGGAAGCCTTGAAGCTCACCGCCGGAAACCTTGAGTTCCACCTGAAGGCGCTTGAAGAGGCCGGGATCGTTAGAACCTACTACGGTTTCGGGAAGAGGCCAAGGAAGTTCGTGGAGATAACGGAGGAGGGAGTTGAAGAGCTCAGGGAAGTTATCAAAATCCTGAGAAAGGTGACCGGGGATGATTGA
- a CDS encoding DUF86 domain-containing protein, whose protein sequence is MEYDKEKITRLMFEINNALEALYELSKLPKKEFLSNRHYVSSAKYNLLVAIEACIDVAYHLISKNKFRLPKDYADSFRVLNERKIIDEDLTKRLILMARFRNRLVHIYWDVDEGVIYEILRNNLGDIEDFVSAISKAFRREKQ, encoded by the coding sequence TTGGAATACGATAAAGAGAAGATAACCCGGCTCATGTTTGAAATAAACAACGCTTTGGAGGCTCTTTATGAGCTCTCAAAACTTCCAAAAAAGGAGTTTTTGAGTAACAGGCACTACGTTTCAAGTGCCAAGTACAATCTTTTGGTGGCCATAGAGGCCTGCATTGACGTGGCGTACCATCTGATATCAAAGAACAAGTTCAGGTTGCCCAAGGACTATGCCGACTCATTCAGGGTTCTAAACGAGAGGAAGATCATAGATGAGGACCTAACAAAAAGGCTCATCCTGATGGCGAGGTTCAGAAATAGATTGGTTCACATATACTGGGACGTCGACGAAGGCGTTATTTACGAAATTCTCAGGAACAATCTTGGCGACATAGAGGACTTCGTAAGTGCAATTTCAAAGGCATTCAGGAGGGAAAAACAATAA
- a CDS encoding nucleotidyltransferase domain-containing protein gives MRVYSLNEREKREVIEILRELLLRRDEIIFAYLHGSFLEGPFRDIDVAVYVDSEVHPFYEAELEEDLSNALSLPVDVRILNEAPVTFRFRAIGGLLLFSRDEKIRCDFEERTMREYHDYSYYLNMYRREALGIR, from the coding sequence ATGCGGGTTTATAGCCTTAATGAGAGAGAAAAAAGAGAGGTCATTGAAATCCTGAGAGAACTTCTCCTAAGGAGAGACGAGATCATCTTCGCCTATCTTCACGGCTCTTTCCTTGAGGGTCCTTTCCGGGACATTGACGTGGCTGTGTATGTAGATTCAGAGGTTCATCCCTTCTATGAGGCGGAGCTTGAGGAAGACCTCTCGAATGCCTTAAGTCTACCGGTGGATGTGAGGATTCTCAACGAAGCTCCGGTAACCTTCAGGTTCCGAGCCATTGGGGGCTTGCTGCTCTTCAGTAGGGATGAGAAGATCCGTTGCGACTTCGAGGAGAGAACTATGCGTGAGTACCACGATTATTCCTACTATCTAAACATGTACAGGAGGGAGGCCCTTGGAATACGATAA
- a CDS encoding NAD-dependent epimerase/dehydratase family protein, which yields MMVLVTGGAGFIGSHLVDRLMELGHTVRVLDDLSAGSLANIERWLENENFEFIKGDMRNPEIVREAVKDVEVVFHLAANPEVRIGSQSPELLYETNVLVTYNLLNSMRGSNVEYLVFTSSSTVYGEAEIIPTPEDYGPLEPISVYGGAKLAAEALISGYAHTFGFRALIFRLANIIGERSNHGVIYDFINKLRRNPEELEILGDGRQRKSYLHVSDTVEGMLQILEHFRQSGKTVDFYNLGNDDWITVQEIAEIVSEEMGLKPRFVFTGGVDGGRGWKGDVKFMRLAIEKAKKAGWRPKLNSYEAVRRTVRELLG from the coding sequence ATGATGGTCCTTGTAACAGGCGGTGCCGGCTTCATAGGCTCGCACCTCGTCGATAGGCTCATGGAGCTTGGCCATACGGTCAGGGTTCTCGACGACCTCAGCGCGGGCAGCTTGGCCAACATAGAGCGCTGGCTGGAAAACGAGAACTTCGAGTTCATAAAGGGCGACATGAGAAACCCGGAAATCGTGAGAGAGGCCGTTAAAGACGTTGAAGTCGTTTTCCACCTCGCCGCCAACCCCGAGGTCAGAATCGGCTCCCAGAGTCCAGAGCTCCTCTACGAAACCAACGTGCTGGTAACATACAACCTCCTCAACTCGATGAGGGGTTCGAACGTGGAATACCTCGTCTTCACGAGCTCCTCAACGGTCTACGGTGAGGCTGAGATCATACCCACACCGGAGGACTACGGGCCCCTCGAGCCGATAAGCGTTTATGGAGGAGCGAAGCTCGCGGCCGAAGCTTTGATAAGTGGTTACGCCCACACGTTCGGCTTCAGGGCTTTAATTTTCCGCCTGGCGAACATCATAGGCGAGCGCTCCAACCACGGTGTGATCTACGACTTCATCAACAAGCTCAGGAGGAACCCGGAGGAGCTTGAGATACTCGGCGACGGAAGGCAGAGGAAGAGCTACCTCCACGTGAGCGACACCGTTGAGGGCATGCTCCAAATCCTTGAGCACTTCAGGCAAAGCGGAAAGACCGTGGACTTCTACAACCTCGGCAACGACGACTGGATAACCGTCCAGGAGATAGCGGAGATAGTGAGCGAGGAGATGGGGCTCAAACCGAGGTTCGTTTTCACCGGCGGCGTTGATGGTGGAAGGGGCTGGAAGGGCGACGTCAAGTTCATGCGCTTAGCAATAGAGAAGGCCAAGAAAGCCGGCTGGAGGCCGAAGCTGAACAGCTACGAGGCGGTAAGGAGAACGGTGAGGGAACTGCTGGGTTAG
- a CDS encoding CPBP family intramembrane glutamic endopeptidase: MIEFAVALLLWLLILAASTAVASLTAKKRARKAGFAMQLTMFLLSLAVIELIGGPGRFGFVPDFRYVPHALILGFGTSLILNLLEGNPSEPMPEFMPEGIERFVLLLIFAPLGEEVFTRGLIEGYLLSYGHFWSAILFSALLFALPHLMAFEGNRRRKAGIVTGAFILGSLAGYLFALGGITPAIALHSSANLAGLTVLKIKGKAED; encoded by the coding sequence ATGATTGAGTTCGCGGTTGCCTTACTCCTGTGGCTGTTGATTTTGGCCGCATCCACGGCCGTTGCCTCCCTAACCGCCAAGAAGAGGGCGAGAAAGGCCGGCTTCGCGATGCAGCTGACGATGTTCCTCCTCTCGCTTGCGGTGATCGAGCTCATTGGCGGACCGGGGAGGTTCGGTTTCGTTCCCGACTTCAGATACGTTCCTCATGCCCTCATCCTCGGCTTTGGAACGTCCCTCATCCTCAACCTGCTTGAGGGCAATCCCTCAGAACCGATGCCTGAGTTCATGCCCGAAGGGATTGAGAGATTCGTTCTCCTCCTCATCTTCGCCCCGCTGGGAGAGGAAGTCTTCACGAGGGGGCTCATCGAGGGCTATCTTTTGAGCTACGGCCACTTTTGGAGTGCAATACTCTTCTCGGCCCTGCTCTTCGCCCTGCCGCACTTGATGGCCTTCGAAGGAAACAGGAGAAGAAAAGCCGGAATAGTGACCGGAGCATTCATCCTCGGCTCGTTAGCCGGTTACCTTTTCGCCCTCGGAGGGATAACCCCGGCGATCGCTCTTCACTCCTCGGCGAATCTGGCGGGACTGACGGTTCTGAAGATCAAGGGGAAAGCAGAGGATTAA
- a CDS encoding site-2 protease family protein, translating into MVSTLIIVIAGIMAFWAIVYVAFGRRENENEEEGIAVDLFVIMWRTKRVLGFIDRLASRGRKFWKVYGDVGIALGFLGMAFVFYALLKTAIATIQTHGKQAGVQLVIPGLTIPLWYGLIGLAVVMVVHELSHGVVARADRLPLKSVGLVLFFVIPGAFVEPDEEELKKAPLRTRLRVYGAGSLANLLVALLALLIMNFALTPLLQPAGIEVAGVISGSPASGVLERGDVIVAINGTAIKTLEDFEKFINTTKPNQTIAITVLRNGEEKTVELKLGAREDNPKKPFIGIYLGQHYRSRIGHENVVFPLFFSFYWIYFLNFGIGLMNLFPLVPLDGGRMLDDVLKEYLPEAIAKPLRYAVIAIGLTLLALNLWPALLNLAR; encoded by the coding sequence ATGGTCAGCACGCTCATCATCGTCATAGCCGGCATAATGGCCTTCTGGGCGATCGTCTACGTGGCATTTGGCAGGAGGGAGAATGAAAACGAAGAAGAGGGAATCGCCGTCGATCTGTTCGTGATAATGTGGAGAACGAAGAGGGTGCTAGGCTTCATAGACCGGCTCGCCTCAAGGGGAAGGAAGTTCTGGAAGGTTTACGGCGACGTTGGAATAGCCCTTGGATTCCTGGGCATGGCCTTCGTCTTCTACGCCCTGCTCAAGACCGCAATAGCAACCATCCAGACCCACGGAAAGCAGGCTGGGGTACAGCTCGTCATCCCCGGGCTGACCATTCCCCTCTGGTACGGCCTGATCGGCCTCGCGGTTGTTATGGTCGTCCATGAACTCAGCCACGGAGTGGTGGCGAGGGCCGATAGGCTTCCTCTAAAATCAGTGGGCCTGGTCCTGTTCTTCGTGATCCCCGGGGCCTTCGTGGAGCCCGACGAGGAGGAGCTCAAAAAGGCCCCCCTAAGGACGAGGCTCAGGGTCTACGGGGCCGGTTCGCTCGCCAACCTCCTCGTGGCCCTGCTCGCGCTCCTCATCATGAACTTCGCGCTGACGCCACTCCTCCAGCCCGCTGGAATAGAGGTGGCGGGCGTTATAAGCGGCTCTCCTGCCTCGGGGGTTCTCGAGAGGGGCGACGTTATAGTTGCCATAAACGGCACCGCGATAAAGACGCTCGAGGACTTCGAGAAGTTCATAAACACGACGAAGCCCAACCAGACCATCGCGATAACCGTCCTGAGGAACGGGGAAGAAAAAACCGTGGAGCTGAAGCTCGGTGCAAGGGAGGACAACCCCAAGAAGCCGTTCATAGGCATATACCTCGGCCAGCACTACAGATCGAGGATAGGGCACGAGAACGTGGTGTTCCCGCTGTTCTTCTCGTTCTACTGGATATACTTCCTGAACTTCGGAATAGGCCTGATGAACCTCTTCCCGCTGGTCCCCCTCGATGGGGGGAGAATGCTGGACGACGTGCTTAAGGAGTACCTTCCTGAGGCGATCGCGAAGCCGCTAAGGTACGCCGTCATCGCCATCGGGCTGACGCTGCTCGCCCTCAACCTCTGGCCGGCCCTGCTCAACCTGGCCCGCTAG